A part of Elusimicrobiota bacterium genomic DNA contains:
- a CDS encoding putative nickel-responsive regulator, whose amino-acid sequence MVKKTLVRFGVSIEGDILARFDARIAKHRYTNRSEALRDLMRAEFVQLDWEASSNVVVGIITLVYDHHKRGLVNQLLNLQHDFPGSIICSQHVHLEHSLCLEVLVATGQARQLRVLADEMKAKKGVQFSSLNPAGYGAARPSVTAHNEHIHLKKST is encoded by the coding sequence ATGGTCAAAAAAACCTTGGTTCGATTTGGCGTTTCCATTGAAGGCGATATCCTGGCCCGCTTTGACGCGCGCATCGCGAAGCACCGTTACACCAACCGTTCGGAGGCTCTGCGTGATTTGATGCGGGCAGAATTCGTTCAGTTGGATTGGGAAGCCTCCTCCAATGTTGTGGTTGGAATCATTACTCTCGTGTACGACCACCACAAACGTGGGCTTGTAAACCAGCTTCTGAACCTACAGCACGATTTCCCTGGTTCCATCATCTGCTCGCAACACGTTCACTTGGAACACAGTCTTTGCTTGGAGGTCCTGGTTGCCACAGGACAGGCAAGACAACTTCGCGTCTTGGCGGACGAAATGAAAGCCAAGAAAGGAGTTCAGTTTTCCAGCTTGAACCCCGCAGGATATGGCGCCGCACGCCCCTCGGTTACCGCTCATAACGAGCACATCCATTTGAAAAAATCAACTTAG
- the zupT_2 gene encoding Zinc transporter ZupT, with the protein MNTFFWILASGLLMSAIALVGSATLLLKKNVFERFILPLVALAAGSLIGGALFHMIPASLEANSMTTFQVFGWVAGGFLVFLAMEQFIHHHHCHRPVAPAHMPLTYLILIGDGVHNFLGGLAVGGTFLLDIRLGVTTWLAAAAHEVPQELGDFGALVHGGWTKRRALMANLISALMFPLGGVLTYAVSFHVNTDFLIAFAAGNFLYIGASDLVPEVNKARSAMENVRHFLAFALGLGFLAVIKLVLE; encoded by the coding sequence ATGAACACTTTTTTCTGGATATTGGCAAGCGGTCTTCTGATGAGCGCGATTGCGCTTGTCGGGAGCGCCACCTTGCTTTTGAAGAAGAATGTGTTTGAGCGGTTCATCTTGCCGTTGGTGGCGCTGGCGGCCGGGAGTTTGATCGGGGGCGCTTTATTCCACATGATTCCCGCTTCCCTTGAAGCCAACAGCATGACCACTTTTCAGGTTTTTGGCTGGGTGGCCGGAGGCTTCCTTGTCTTCCTTGCTATGGAACAATTCATCCACCACCACCATTGCCACCGGCCCGTGGCGCCTGCCCATATGCCGCTCACGTATTTAATTCTTATTGGAGACGGGGTTCATAACTTTCTCGGAGGGCTTGCAGTGGGGGGAACATTTTTATTGGATATCCGATTGGGTGTTACCACCTGGCTCGCGGCAGCAGCCCATGAGGTTCCACAGGAGCTGGGTGATTTCGGCGCGCTGGTCCACGGCGGTTGGACCAAACGCCGAGCGCTCATGGCCAACTTGATTTCCGCGCTTATGTTTCCACTTGGCGGTGTTCTCACCTACGCAGTTTCTTTTCACGTGAACACGGACTTCCTTATCGCCTTCGCGGCTGGGAATTTTCTCTATATCGGGGCTTCCGACCTCGTCCCCGAAGTGAACAAAGCAAGATCGGCTATGGAAAACGTTCGCCATTTCCTGGCATTCGCATTGGGGCTCGGATTTTTGGCGGTGATCAAGCTGGTCCTCGAATAA
- the hspA_1 gene encoding Spore protein SP21 has product MTNQEQQLQTSNGQQVQVMERKDKPEAVFTPATNIIETSDSYLLDVDMPGVNEKGVDLTLENDVLSIRGQVEPENHPNFRPTYREYETGDYRRVFTLSAEVDRDRIQATVKDGVLHLVLPKAESAKPRKIQVHAA; this is encoded by the coding sequence ATGACAAATCAAGAACAACAACTTCAGACAAGCAATGGGCAACAAGTTCAAGTAATGGAGCGGAAGGACAAACCCGAGGCCGTATTTACCCCAGCGACAAATATTATCGAAACAAGCGATAGCTATTTGCTGGACGTTGATATGCCGGGGGTGAACGAAAAGGGTGTTGATCTCACGCTTGAAAATGACGTCCTTTCCATCCGTGGTCAGGTTGAACCTGAGAATCATCCAAACTTTAGACCCACCTATCGAGAATATGAGACGGGTGACTACCGTCGTGTCTTTACGCTCTCGGCGGAGGTGGATCGAGATCGGATTCAAGCAACGGTAAAAGACGGTGTACTTCATCTTGTGTTGCCAAAAGCGGAAAGCGCCAAGCCGCGCAAGATTCAGGTGCATGCCGCATAA
- the hspA_2 gene encoding Spore protein SP21 — MSIKDLIPFKQSGKKSLPIKRSDGDPFDSLHREINRVFENFTKGFWDMSPFSGGAMEQRDQGDFMPRTDITEDDKQIRVSVELPGMDEKDVQVSLANDELVIRGEKKTESEDKGKDWYRAERSYGSFHRTFALPEGIDSAKADASFKKGVLTVTIPKKADAQRDVKKITVRHE, encoded by the coding sequence ATGTCGATCAAAGACCTTATTCCATTCAAACAATCAGGAAAGAAGAGCCTTCCCATCAAAAGGAGCGACGGAGATCCGTTTGATTCGCTTCATCGCGAGATCAACCGGGTTTTTGAAAACTTCACCAAAGGCTTCTGGGATATGTCCCCTTTCTCAGGCGGGGCGATGGAGCAGCGAGATCAGGGGGACTTCATGCCCCGTACGGATATAACCGAAGACGACAAACAAATCCGTGTTTCCGTCGAACTGCCGGGGATGGACGAAAAAGATGTTCAAGTTTCACTGGCCAATGACGAACTTGTCATTCGCGGCGAAAAGAAAACCGAAAGCGAAGACAAAGGGAAAGATTGGTACCGCGCAGAACGTTCTTATGGTTCCTTCCATCGGACGTTTGCGCTTCCAGAAGGAATTGATAGCGCCAAGGCGGATGCCTCTTTCAAAAAAGGGGTTCTCACCGTGACCATTCCCAAAAAAGCCGACGCTCAAAGGGACGTAAAAAAAATCACAGTGCGACACGAGTAA